Proteins from a genomic interval of Rosa chinensis cultivar Old Blush chromosome 2, RchiOBHm-V2, whole genome shotgun sequence:
- the LOC112188275 gene encoding protein DETOXIFICATION 41, with protein sequence MGLSEQYQPLLLGPDSYSRIPDLSPAAIEEFLERRPIALRWWPRLVVWESRLLWILSGSSIVVSLFNYMLSFVTLMFCGHLGALELAGASIASVGIQGLAYGIMLGMASAVQTVCGQAYGAKHYGALGIICQRAIVLHLGAAILLTFLYWWSGPILVAMGQSESIAEQGQIFARGLIPQLYAFAINCPQQRFLQAQNIVNPLAYMSIGVFLLHTTLTWLVVYVVDYGLIGAALTLSFSWFLLVITYGIYILVSPNCKETWTGFSWKAFSGLWPYFKLTLASAIMLCLEIWYNQGLVLISGLLANPTISLDSISICMNYLNWDMQFMLGLAAAASVRVSNELGAGHPKVAKFSVFVVNGTSILISIVFSAIVLIFKVGLSKLFTSDADVIEAVSELTPLLAISVFLNGIQPILSGVAIGSGWQAVVAYVNLTCYYIIGLPIGCVLGFKTSMGVAGIWWGMIIGVSLQTATLIVLTARTNWDAEVVNAAERLKRSASVEQLLLEENGV encoded by the exons ATGGGGTTGTCGGAGCAGTACCAGCCGCTACTCCTCGGACCTGACTCATATTCCCGGATTCCTGACTTGTCACCCGCTGCAATTGAAGAATTTTTGGAGCGAAGGCCTATAGCACTAAGGTGGTGGCCTAGGCTAGTGGTATGGGAGTCGAGGCTGCTATGGATTTTATCCGGTTCATCTATCGTAGTTTCGCTTTTCAATTACATGCTCAGCTTTGTCACATTGATGTTTTGTGGCCATCTGGGTGCATTGGAGCTTGCTGGAGCCTCTATTGCAAGTGTGGGAATCCAAGGTCTTGCTTATGGGATTATG TTGGGCATGGCGAGTGCTGTACAAACTGTTTGTGGGCAAGCCTATGGAGCCAAACACTACGGAGCATTGGGGATAATATGCCAAAGAGCAATCGTCTTGCACTTGGGAGCAGCAATCCTGCTTACATTTTTGTACTGGTGGTCAGGTCCAATACTCGTGGCCATGGGACAATCAGAAAGTATAGCAGAACAGGGTCAAATCTTTGCGCGCGGCTTAATCCCTCAACTCTATGCATTTGCCATAAACTGCCCACAACAGAGGTTCCTTCAGGCACAGAACATAGTGAACCCTTTGGCATACATGTCCATTGGAGTTTTCCTCCTTCACACTACTCTCACTTGGTTGGTGGTTTATGTTGTGGACTATGGACTAATAGGTGCTGCTCTTACACTGagtttttcttggtttttgctTGTGATTACGTATGGGATTTACATTTTAGTAAGCCCCAACTGCAAGGAAACTTGGACTGGTTTCTCATGGAAAGCCTTTTCGGGACTTTGGCCTTACTTTAAGCTAACTCTTGCTTCTGCCATCATGTTgtg TTTGGAGATTTGGTACAATCAAGGTTTAGTGCTTATATCAGGGCTCCTAGCCAACCCTACAATCTCATTGGACTCCATTTCTATCTG CATGAACTACTTGAACTGGGACATGCAATTTATGCTAGGCCTCGCTGCTGCAGCAAG CGTTCGAGTGAGTAATGAGCTAGGTGCTGGTCATCCAAAGGTGGCCAAATTTTCTGTGTTTGTAGTGAATGGGACCAGCATCCTGATTAGCATAGTGTTCAGTGCTATTGTGCTGATATTCAAAGTGGGATTGAGCAAGCTATTTACAAGTGACGCCGATGTTATTGAGGCAGTATCTGAATTGACCCCCTTGCTAGCCATCTCTGTTTTCTTGAATGGCATTCAACCTATACTCTCAG GTGTGGCAATTGGAAGTGGATGGCAAGCTGTTGTAGCTTATGTGAACCTGACTTGTTATTATATTATCGGTCTTCCAATTGGGTGTGTTCTTGGCTTCAAAACTAGTATGGGAGTAGCA GGTATTTGGTGGGGGATGATTATTGGAGTATCTTTACAGACAGCAACTCTGATTGTTCTCACTGCCAGAACCAACTGGGATGCTGAG gTTGTGAACGCGGCTGAGAGATTGAAGAGATCTGCAAGTGTAGAACAATTGCTCTTGGAGGAAAACGGCGTATGA